The Hydrogenophaga crocea genome contains a region encoding:
- a CDS encoding NAD(P)(+) transhydrogenase (Re/Si-specific) subunit beta encodes MSMNLVVLLYLIASVCFIQALKGLSHPTTSIRGNVFGMTGMAIAVLTTAALIVELSGGKAQGMVYVLGGLVVGGGIGAVMAKKVEMTKMPELVAFMHSMIGLAAVCIAVAVVAEPWAFGIAGRDLPIPGGNRIELALGAFIGAVTFSGSVIAFGKLSGKYKFRLFQGAPVTFPGQHKLNLALGLATAFFVFGFWHSQSWMDIVLVIALGFVLGVLIIIPIGGADMPVVVSMLNSYSGWAAAGIGFSLNNSMLIIAGSLVGSSGAILSYIMCKAMNRSFISVILGGFGGDAGAAAAGGGVQRTAKSGSADDAAFILGNAETVVIVPGYGLAVARAQHAVKELAHKLTEKGITVKYAIHPVAGRMPGHMNVLLAEAEVPYDQVFEMEDINGEFGQADVAIILGANDVVNPAALQKGSPIYGMPILEAYKAKTVIVNKRSMAAGYAGLDNELFYMDKTMMVFGDAKKVVEDMTKAVE; translated from the coding sequence ATGAGCATGAACCTCGTCGTCCTGCTCTACCTGATCGCCTCGGTTTGCTTCATCCAGGCCCTGAAGGGCCTGAGTCACCCCACCACCTCGATCCGCGGCAACGTCTTCGGCATGACGGGCATGGCCATCGCCGTGCTCACCACCGCGGCGCTCATCGTCGAGCTGTCGGGCGGCAAGGCGCAGGGCATGGTCTACGTGCTCGGCGGCCTGGTGGTGGGCGGCGGCATCGGCGCGGTCATGGCCAAGAAGGTCGAGATGACCAAGATGCCCGAGCTCGTGGCCTTCATGCACAGCATGATCGGCCTGGCCGCGGTCTGCATTGCCGTGGCCGTGGTGGCCGAGCCCTGGGCCTTCGGCATCGCCGGGCGCGACCTGCCCATTCCGGGCGGCAACCGCATCGAACTCGCGCTGGGCGCCTTCATCGGCGCGGTCACCTTCAGCGGCTCGGTGATCGCCTTCGGCAAGCTCTCGGGCAAGTACAAGTTCCGCCTGTTCCAGGGGGCGCCCGTCACCTTCCCGGGGCAGCACAAGCTCAACCTCGCGCTCGGTCTGGCCACGGCCTTCTTCGTCTTCGGCTTCTGGCATTCGCAGAGCTGGATGGACATCGTGCTGGTGATCGCGCTGGGCTTCGTCCTGGGCGTGCTCATCATCATCCCCATTGGCGGCGCCGACATGCCGGTGGTGGTGTCCATGCTCAACAGCTACTCGGGCTGGGCGGCCGCGGGCATCGGCTTCAGCCTCAACAACAGCATGCTGATCATCGCCGGCTCGCTGGTGGGCAGCTCGGGCGCGATCCTGAGCTACATCATGTGCAAGGCCATGAACCGCTCGTTCATCAGCGTGATCCTGGGCGGCTTCGGCGGTGACGCCGGTGCCGCGGCGGCCGGCGGGGGCGTGCAGCGCACCGCCAAGAGCGGCAGCGCCGACGACGCGGCCTTCATCCTGGGCAACGCCGAAACCGTGGTGATCGTGCCCGGCTACGGCCTTGCGGTGGCGCGCGCGCAGCACGCGGTGAAGGAGCTCGCGCACAAGCTCACCGAAAAAGGCATCACCGTGAAGTACGCGATCCACCCGGTGGCCGGGCGCATGCCGGGCCACATGAACGTGCTGCTGGCCGAGGCCGAGGTGCCCTACGACCAGGTGTTCGAGATGGAGGACATCAACGGCGAGTTCGGCCAGGCCGACGTGGCCATCATCCTCGGCGCCAACGACGTGGTGAACCCGGCCGCGCTGCAGAAGGGCTCGCCCATCTACGGCATGCCCATCCTCGAGGCCTACAAGGCCAAGACCGTGATCGTGAACAAGCGCTCCATGGCCGCGGGATATGCGGGCCTGGACAACGAGCTGTTCTACATGGACAAGACCATGATGGTCTTCGGCGATGCGAAGAAGGTGGTCGAGGACATGACCAAGGCGGTGGAGTGA
- a CDS encoding NAD(P) transhydrogenase subunit alpha: MDAVSPTLINLIIFVLAIYVGYHVVWNVTPALHTPLMAVTNAISAIVIVGAMLAAALTETPLGKTMGVLAVALAAVNVFGGFLVTRRMLEMFKKKEKKAPKAGAGEQA, translated from the coding sequence ATGGACGCCGTCTCCCCCACCCTCATCAACCTCATCATCTTCGTGCTCGCCATCTACGTGGGCTACCACGTGGTCTGGAACGTCACGCCCGCCCTGCACACGCCGCTGATGGCCGTGACCAATGCGATCTCGGCCATCGTGATCGTGGGTGCCATGCTCGCGGCCGCGCTCACCGAGACCCCGCTGGGCAAGACCATGGGCGTGCTGGCCGTGGCGCTTGCCGCGGTGAACGTGTTCGGTGGCTTCCTGGTCACGCGGCGCATGCTCGAGATGTTCAAGAAGAAAGAGAAGAAGGCGCCCAAGGCCGGCGCGGGAGAGCAAGCATGA
- a CDS encoding Re/Si-specific NAD(P)(+) transhydrogenase subunit alpha, which translates to MLIGVPAETLAGETRVAVTPETAKKLVAQGHTVRVQAGAGLAASATDAAYEAVGAQITDAAGALGADLVLKVRSPQPAELAQMKPGATLVGMLNPFDADGLRALASAGLTAFALEAAPRTTRAQSMDVLSSQANIAGYMAVIAAANAYPKFFPMLMTAAGTVKAARVVILGVGVAGLQAIATAKRLGAVIEASDVRPSVKEQVESLGGKFIDVPYETAEEKEAAEGVGGYARPMPPSWLQRQAAEVAKRVALADVVISTALIPGRAAPTLITEDMVKSMKPGSVIVDIAAGKGPNGVGGNCPLTEADKTVVKHGVTLIGETNLPARVAADASALYARNVLDFLKLVLPKDAAAVQVPMDDDIVVACLMTQAGEVKRK; encoded by the coding sequence ATGCTCATCGGCGTACCCGCTGAGACCCTGGCGGGCGAGACCCGTGTGGCCGTCACGCCCGAGACGGCCAAGAAACTCGTGGCCCAGGGCCACACCGTGCGCGTGCAGGCCGGCGCCGGTCTCGCGGCCAGTGCCACCGATGCGGCCTACGAGGCCGTGGGCGCCCAGATCACCGACGCCGCCGGCGCCCTGGGCGCCGACCTGGTGCTCAAGGTGCGTAGCCCGCAGCCGGCCGAGCTGGCGCAGATGAAGCCGGGCGCGACCCTGGTGGGCATGCTCAACCCCTTCGATGCCGATGGCCTGCGGGCGCTGGCCTCGGCCGGCCTCACGGCCTTCGCGCTCGAAGCCGCGCCGCGCACCACGCGCGCCCAGAGCATGGACGTGCTGTCCTCGCAGGCCAACATCGCGGGCTACATGGCCGTGATCGCCGCGGCCAACGCCTACCCCAAGTTCTTCCCCATGCTCATGACGGCCGCCGGAACGGTGAAGGCCGCGCGCGTGGTGATCCTCGGCGTGGGCGTGGCCGGCCTGCAGGCCATTGCCACCGCCAAGCGGCTGGGCGCGGTCATCGAAGCCTCCGACGTGCGCCCGAGCGTGAAGGAGCAGGTCGAGTCGCTGGGCGGCAAGTTCATCGATGTGCCCTACGAAACCGCCGAAGAGAAGGAGGCGGCCGAAGGCGTGGGCGGCTATGCGCGCCCCATGCCGCCGAGCTGGCTGCAGCGCCAGGCCGCCGAGGTGGCCAAGCGCGTGGCGCTGGCCGATGTGGTCATCTCCACCGCGCTCATTCCGGGGCGCGCCGCGCCCACGCTGATCACCGAAGACATGGTGAAAAGCATGAAGCCGGGTTCGGTGATCGTGGACATCGCGGCCGGCAAGGGCCCCAACGGCGTGGGGGGCAACTGCCCGCTCACCGAGGCCGACAAGACGGTCGTCAAGCACGGCGTGACCCTGATCGGCGAGACCAACCTGCCCGCGCGCGTGGCGGCCGACGCCTCCGCGCTCTATGCGCGCAACGTGCTCGACTTCCTCAAGCTCGTGCTGCCCAAAGACGCGGCCGCGGTGCAGGTGCCGATGGACGACGACATCGTGGTCGCCTGTCTCATGACCCAGGCCGGTGAAGTCAAAAGGAAGTGA
- a CDS encoding NUDIX hydrolase yields MSERWKPSVTVAAVIERDGRYLLIEEHTPEGLRLNNPAGHLDPGESPAQGVARETLEETTHRFTPTALVGVYLSRFQRGDDDITYLRFAYCGELGDAVPGRTLDHGIVRTLWLTPDEIRAQQGRLRSPLVLQCMEDHLAGRRFALDAVYTDASVWALRR; encoded by the coding sequence ATGAGCGAACGATGGAAACCCAGCGTCACCGTGGCCGCGGTGATCGAACGCGATGGCCGCTACCTGCTGATCGAGGAGCACACGCCCGAAGGCCTGCGGCTCAACAACCCCGCCGGCCACCTCGACCCCGGCGAAAGCCCCGCACAGGGGGTGGCGCGGGAGACGCTCGAAGAAACCACCCACCGCTTCACGCCCACCGCGCTGGTGGGCGTTTACCTCTCGCGCTTCCAGCGCGGCGACGACGACATCACCTACCTGCGCTTCGCCTACTGCGGCGAGCTCGGCGATGCGGTGCCGGGGCGCACGCTGGACCATGGCATCGTGCGCACGCTGTGGCTCACGCCCGACGAGATCCGTGCCCAGCAGGGCCGCTTGCGCAGCCCGCTGGTGCTGCAATGCATGGAAGACCACCTCGCGGGCCGGCGCTTTGCGCTCGACGCCGTGTACACCGACGCCTCGGTGTGGGCGCTCAGGCGCTGA
- a CDS encoding sensor histidine kinase, translating to MDIRFEGLDAGGEATLAWVVALLILLGVGLALLCQRAIRHRRARSAGQAAAAREQMEHALAERLRNERSRLLSAVAHDLRQPLYAMSLTTQSLEQQRAVRSPAVLLSQMRHALASADALLDTLDTVARLETGALRPRLAVFSMQAMLERIDRQYGPQAQARGLHWTVTPSLECVHTDALLLERMLDSLVANAVHCTERGGVLVSCRRRGQQLLLQVWDTGPGLDPVGLATAGGPHYRDDGGVAADGGVGFGLAVVKHAARLLGIRLSVRSRVGHGTCFSLLLPLYPVASRRRVARLGTRQPQFSA from the coding sequence ATGGACATTCGGTTCGAAGGTCTGGACGCGGGCGGCGAGGCCACGTTGGCCTGGGTCGTCGCGCTGCTGATCCTCCTGGGGGTGGGTCTGGCGCTGCTGTGCCAGCGGGCCATCCGCCACCGCCGCGCGCGCTCGGCGGGGCAGGCCGCCGCGGCGCGCGAGCAGATGGAACATGCCCTGGCCGAGCGCCTGCGCAACGAGCGCTCGCGCCTGCTGAGCGCGGTGGCGCACGACCTGCGGCAGCCGCTGTACGCCATGAGCCTCACCACACAAAGCCTCGAGCAGCAGCGTGCGGTGCGCAGCCCGGCGGTGCTGCTTTCACAGATGCGCCATGCGCTCGCTTCGGCCGACGCCCTGCTCGACACCCTCGACACGGTCGCGCGCCTGGAAACCGGCGCGCTGCGGCCGCGCCTGGCGGTGTTCTCCATGCAGGCCATGCTCGAGCGCATCGACCGCCAGTACGGCCCGCAGGCCCAGGCGCGCGGCCTGCACTGGACCGTGACCCCGAGCCTGGAGTGCGTGCACACCGACGCCCTGCTGCTCGAACGCATGCTCGACAGCCTCGTGGCCAATGCAGTGCACTGCACCGAGCGCGGCGGCGTGCTCGTGTCATGCCGCCGGCGTGGCCAGCAACTGCTGCTCCAGGTCTGGGACACGGGCCCCGGCCTGGACCCGGTCGGGCTGGCCACGGCGGGCGGCCCGCACTACCGCGACGATGGCGGCGTCGCTGCCGATGGCGGCGTGGGCTTCGGGCTGGCGGTGGTGAAACACGCCGCACGTCTGCTGGGCATCCGGCTGAGCGTGCGCTCGCGCGTCGGCCACGGCACCTGCTTCAGCCTGCTGTTGCCGCTGTATCCGGTGGCGAGCCGCCGCCGCGTGGCGCGGCTCGGCACGCGACAGCCCCAGTTCAGCGCCTGA
- a CDS encoding DUF3422 family protein encodes MNNHRDLPPDDPLRQALHDEVHARPSALIPLPALIAFVAVLNDGVDRAQELEHLRRLPGQADLQASDLNNHFLRLQLPDGRTLKWERHTEFTRYSLVQPLPEGMGLGASEPALHGTLALPPGWLNGIPGRTVAAILLAMVVADLPEQTADAQARLMRPAQHWFGDRTVVASQLGGGHSWAVTDFRLRASGFEHMLVVAPPDTSASRAGRISQRLLELETYRLMALRGLPVAKALSPMLAEAEARLAAITAQLEHKSLNEQDLLDQLVALAARVERATAEHTYRFAATRAYDALVAQRIGELRERPIPGTQTVGEFMRRRLSPAMATVAASEGRLGSLSERITRTSALLRTRVDIATEAQNQELLAKLTRGQELQLQLQTTVEGLSIAAISYYVISLLLYVGKGAKAAGLPVHPEMAAAALVPLVLWATWRTTRKIHEKLGGSLHPGQGGVKPPAPPAG; translated from the coding sequence ATGAACAACCACCGCGACCTGCCGCCCGACGATCCGCTGCGCCAAGCCCTGCACGACGAGGTGCATGCGCGGCCATCCGCGCTGATTCCGCTGCCGGCCCTGATCGCTTTCGTGGCGGTGCTCAACGACGGTGTGGACCGCGCCCAGGAGCTCGAGCACCTGCGCCGCCTGCCCGGCCAGGCCGACCTGCAGGCCAGCGACCTGAACAACCACTTCCTGCGGCTGCAACTGCCCGACGGGCGCACGCTCAAGTGGGAGCGCCACACCGAATTCACGCGCTATTCGCTGGTACAGCCGCTGCCCGAGGGCATGGGCCTGGGCGCGAGCGAGCCCGCGCTGCACGGCACGCTGGCGCTGCCGCCCGGCTGGCTCAACGGCATCCCCGGCCGCACCGTGGCCGCCATCCTGCTGGCCATGGTGGTCGCCGATCTGCCCGAGCAGACGGCCGACGCCCAGGCGCGGCTGATGCGCCCGGCCCAGCACTGGTTCGGCGACCGCACGGTGGTGGCCTCGCAACTCGGCGGAGGGCACTCGTGGGCGGTGACCGACTTCCGGCTGCGGGCCTCGGGCTTCGAGCACATGCTGGTCGTGGCCCCGCCCGACACCAGCGCCTCGCGCGCGGGCCGCATCTCGCAGCGATTGCTGGAGCTCGAGACCTACCGCCTCATGGCCCTGCGCGGCCTGCCCGTGGCCAAGGCGCTGTCGCCCATGCTGGCCGAGGCCGAAGCGCGCCTGGCCGCCATCACCGCGCAGCTCGAACACAAGAGCCTGAACGAACAGGACCTGCTCGACCAGCTGGTGGCGCTCGCCGCGCGCGTGGAGCGCGCCACGGCCGAGCACACCTACCGCTTCGCGGCCACGCGCGCCTACGACGCGCTGGTGGCACAGCGCATCGGCGAGCTGCGCGAGCGCCCCATCCCGGGCACCCAGACCGTGGGCGAGTTCATGCGGCGCCGGCTCTCACCGGCCATGGCCACCGTCGCCGCGAGCGAAGGAAGGCTGGGATCGCTGTCGGAGCGCATCACGCGCACCAGCGCGCTGCTGCGCACGCGCGTGGACATCGCCACCGAGGCGCAGAACCAGGAGCTGCTGGCCAAGCTCACACGCGGCCAGGAACTGCAGCTGCAGCTGCAGACCACGGTGGAAGGCCTGTCGATCGCGGCGATTTCGTACTACGTGATCAGCCTGCTGCTTTACGTGGGCAAGGGCGCCAAGGCCGCAGGCCTGCCTGTCCACCCCGAGATGGCCGCGGCCGCGCTCGTGCCGCTGGTGCTGTGGGCCACCTGGCGCACCACGCGCAAGATCCACGAAAAGCTCGGGGGCTCGTTGCACCCCGGGCAGGGCGGGGTCAAGCCGCCTGCGCCACCGGCGGGCTGA
- the mnmA gene encoding tRNA 2-thiouridine(34) synthase MnmA: MASKQRVVVGLSGGVDSAVSAYLLKQQGHEVVGIFMKNWEDDDDSEYCSSRQDWLDAASVADVLGIDIEHVNFATEYKDRVFAEFLREYQAGRTPNPDILCNAEIKFKAFLDHAMRLGAEKIATGHYARVRERAGRFELLKGLDPLKDQSYFLHRLNQAQLSKTMFPVGELPKTEVRRIAAEIGLPNAKKKDSTGICFIGERPFREFLNRYIASAPGPIKDPRGRTIGEHVGLSFYTLGQRQGLGIGGVKAKGAQKGGSEHEPWFVARKDIAHNTLWAVQGHDHPWLLTSRLRAHDASWTAGEPPAAGALGAKTRYRQADAACTVEPLGTGGFELRFEQPQWAVTPGQSAVLYDGEVCLGGGVIVTEAASGDEAFSPPVAQAA; encoded by the coding sequence ATGGCATCGAAACAGCGCGTCGTGGTGGGCTTGAGCGGGGGCGTGGACTCCGCGGTGAGCGCGTACCTGCTCAAGCAACAGGGGCACGAGGTCGTCGGCATCTTCATGAAGAACTGGGAAGACGACGACGACAGCGAGTACTGCAGCAGCCGCCAGGACTGGCTCGATGCCGCGAGCGTGGCCGACGTGCTGGGCATCGACATCGAGCACGTGAACTTCGCCACCGAGTACAAGGACCGCGTGTTCGCCGAGTTCCTGCGCGAGTACCAGGCGGGGCGCACGCCCAACCCCGACATCCTGTGCAACGCCGAGATCAAGTTCAAGGCCTTCCTCGATCACGCGATGCGCCTGGGGGCCGAGAAGATCGCCACCGGCCACTACGCCCGGGTGCGCGAGCGTGCCGGCCGCTTCGAGCTGCTCAAGGGCCTCGATCCGCTCAAGGACCAGAGCTACTTCCTGCACCGCCTCAACCAGGCGCAGCTGTCGAAGACGATGTTCCCCGTGGGCGAACTGCCCAAGACCGAGGTGCGCCGCATCGCGGCCGAGATCGGTCTGCCCAATGCGAAGAAGAAGGACAGCACCGGCATCTGCTTCATCGGCGAGCGACCGTTCCGCGAATTCCTCAACCGCTACATCGCGAGCGCTCCGGGGCCCATCAAGGACCCGCGCGGCCGCACCATCGGCGAACACGTGGGCCTGAGCTTCTACACCCTGGGTCAGCGCCAGGGCCTGGGCATCGGCGGCGTGAAGGCCAAGGGCGCGCAAAAGGGCGGCAGCGAGCACGAGCCCTGGTTCGTGGCGCGCAAGGACATCGCGCACAACACCCTGTGGGCCGTGCAGGGCCACGACCACCCCTGGCTGCTCACGTCGCGCCTGCGCGCGCACGACGCGAGCTGGACCGCGGGCGAACCGCCCGCCGCCGGCGCGCTGGGGGCCAAGACGCGCTACCGCCAGGCCGATGCGGCCTGCACCGTCGAGCCGCTGGGCACCGGGGGTTTCGAACTGCGTTTCGAGCAGCCCCAGTGGGCCGTGACACCGGGCCAGAGCGCCGTGCTCTACGACGGCGAGGTCTGTCTGGGCGGCGGCGTGATCGTGACCGAGGCCGCCTCGGGCGACGAGGCCTTCAGCCCGCCGGTGGCGCAGGCGGCTTGA
- a CDS encoding PepSY domain-containing protein, protein MKSIAVAALSLALAGAAVAGPTCTTSKEGWKPEAAFKQDLQAQGYQIKVFKVTKGNCYEIYGTDKTGKKVEIYFDPVSGKAVKSE, encoded by the coding sequence ATGAAATCGATTGCCGTCGCCGCCCTCAGCCTCGCCCTTGCCGGTGCCGCCGTGGCCGGCCCCACCTGCACCACCAGCAAGGAAGGCTGGAAGCCCGAAGCCGCCTTCAAGCAGGACCTGCAGGCCCAGGGCTACCAGATCAAGGTCTTCAAGGTCACCAAGGGCAACTGCTACGAGATCTACGGCACCGACAAGACCGGCAAGAAGGTCGAGATCTATTTCGACCCCGTTTCGGGCAAAGCGGTGAAATCCGAATGA
- a CDS encoding cytochrome b/b6 domain-containing protein: MSEAPRAERVWDPFVRVFHWSLVTCVVLNQWVLEEGDPPHEWAGYTAAGLVGLRVLWGFIGPRHARFADFWPTPQRLREHLAALGRGEHPHTPGHNPLGALMMLALMGLVLLLGFTGWLQGTDMFWGNEAVQELHEGLAEALLWLAGLHAAAALVMGRLERTRLVKAMVTGVKERY; encoded by the coding sequence ATGAGCGAAGCGCCACGGGCCGAACGGGTCTGGGACCCGTTCGTGCGGGTGTTCCACTGGTCGCTGGTCACCTGCGTGGTGCTCAACCAGTGGGTGCTCGAAGAAGGCGACCCGCCGCACGAGTGGGCGGGCTACACCGCCGCGGGGCTCGTGGGTCTGCGCGTGCTGTGGGGCTTCATCGGACCGCGCCACGCGCGCTTCGCCGATTTCTGGCCCACGCCGCAGCGCCTGCGCGAGCACCTGGCTGCGCTCGGCCGCGGCGAGCACCCGCACACGCCGGGCCACAACCCGCTGGGGGCGCTCATGATGCTCGCGCTCATGGGCCTGGTGCTGCTGCTGGGCTTCACGGGCTGGCTGCAGGGCACCGACATGTTCTGGGGCAACGAAGCCGTGCAGGAACTGCACGAAGGGCTGGCCGAGGCGCTGCTCTGGCTCGCGGGCCTGCACGCGGCCGCGGCCCTGGTCATGGGGCGCCTCGAACGCACGCGGCTGGTCAAGGCCATGGTCACCGGCGTGAAGGAGCGCTACTAG
- the arfB gene encoding alternative ribosome rescue aminoacyl-tRNA hydrolase ArfB, translating to MPVPPTIDPAEVDFTAIRAQGAGGQNVNKVSNAVHLRFVVRTSSLPEAVKARLLALHDTRLTQEGVIVIKAQGSRSLEQNKAEALARLQALVDAAAVVPKQRRATRPTRASRERRLEGKAQRASVKRNRGRLSGLD from the coding sequence ATGCCCGTGCCGCCAACCATCGACCCCGCCGAGGTGGACTTCACCGCCATCCGCGCGCAGGGCGCGGGCGGGCAGAACGTGAACAAGGTGAGCAACGCGGTGCACCTGCGCTTCGTGGTGCGCACCTCGTCGCTGCCCGAGGCGGTGAAGGCGCGGCTGCTCGCGCTGCACGACACCCGCCTCACGCAGGAGGGCGTGATCGTCATCAAGGCCCAGGGCAGCCGCAGCCTCGAGCAGAACAAGGCCGAGGCGCTTGCGCGGCTGCAGGCCCTGGTCGACGCCGCGGCCGTGGTGCCCAAGCAGCGACGCGCCACGCGGCCCACGCGCGCCTCGCGCGAACGCCGGCTCGAAGGCAAGGCCCAGCGCGCCTCGGTCAAGCGCAACCGCGGCCGTTTGAGCGGCCTCGACTGA
- a CDS encoding hemerythrin domain-containing protein: MQSNAIEFNAIAATARTGEGRFNLYAGIHKALRHTMTDTLIALGRTDAADEAALRNACDRTVELMEMCERHLEHENRFIHAALQLRCPGVCDAVAREHEDHLRATQQLSAAARGMAAVPADQRASAMHALYLALALFVADNLQHMHAEETRHNAALWAAYDDLELIALHDALVAGIPPQEMMQTLHWMLPAMNATERLDLLNDVQAKAPAPVFDAVLDLARLRLNQADFARLARGVNLPPVPGLVV, from the coding sequence ATGCAATCGAACGCCATCGAATTCAACGCCATCGCCGCGACCGCCCGCACGGGCGAGGGCCGCTTCAACCTGTACGCGGGCATCCACAAGGCGCTGCGCCATACCATGACGGACACGCTGATCGCGCTGGGCCGCACCGACGCGGCCGACGAAGCCGCGCTGCGCAATGCCTGCGACCGCACGGTGGAGCTCATGGAGATGTGCGAGCGCCACCTGGAACACGAGAACCGCTTCATCCACGCCGCGCTGCAGCTGCGCTGCCCCGGTGTGTGCGATGCGGTGGCCCGCGAGCACGAGGACCACCTGCGCGCCACGCAACAGCTGAGCGCGGCCGCCCGCGGCATGGCCGCCGTGCCCGCAGACCAACGCGCCAGCGCGATGCACGCGCTGTACCTCGCGCTGGCCCTGTTCGTGGCAGACAACCTGCAGCACATGCACGCCGAGGAAACGCGGCACAACGCCGCGCTCTGGGCGGCCTACGACGACCTCGAACTCATCGCCCTGCACGACGCGCTGGTGGCCGGCATTCCGCCCCAGGAAATGATGCAGACCCTGCACTGGATGCTGCCGGCCATGAACGCGACCGAGCGCCTCGATCTGCTCAACGACGTGCAGGCCAAGGCACCCGCCCCGGTGTTCGACGCGGTGCTGGACCTCGCGCGCCTGCGCCTGAATCAGGCCGACTTCGCCCGGCTCGCGCGTGGCGTCAACCTGCCGCCGGTGCCGGGGCTGGTGGTCTGA
- a CDS encoding GAF domain-containing protein has protein sequence MNAPLDLARLERGSMDELRPALEGAVPAVMATVAADGTPNVAYLSQVHHVDERHVALSFQFFNRTRQNLLAHPRSTVLLVHPIGMTFYRLHLRYLRTETGGAVFERMKAQLAGIASQSGLDDVFVLRGADIHEVLAIERVPVAPRPPGLPAPQARPAALPVLSRASQRLGAARTLDALIEAALDVLQHELDMPQAMVLIADSAAGRLYTVASRGYTPSGVGSEIPFGQGVIGVAARAATPLRINHMTSAALYNQAVLGGYGRDTQAEIAYPGLARPGSQLAVPLASAGRVVGVLFVECGQEMRFNHEDEDLLVALGGQLAAGIDLMHESEEPCGTESDAGAPQAVAPAAAPLRVRRYRRDDSVFVNNAYLIKGVAGAILWKLLTHHREGRHEFTNRELRLDASLGLPDVSDNLEARLLLLHRRLTEQCPALRLQKTGRGCFRFDALAPVELVESD, from the coding sequence ATGAACGCCCCGCTTGACCTCGCGCGCCTCGAACGCGGCAGCATGGACGAGCTGCGGCCCGCCCTCGAGGGCGCGGTGCCTGCGGTGATGGCCACCGTGGCCGCCGACGGCACGCCGAACGTGGCCTACCTGTCCCAGGTGCACCACGTGGACGAGCGCCACGTGGCGCTGTCCTTCCAGTTCTTCAACCGCACGCGGCAGAACCTGCTCGCGCACCCCCGCTCCACGGTGCTGCTGGTGCATCCGATCGGCATGACCTTCTACCGCCTGCACCTGCGCTACCTGCGCACGGAAACCGGCGGCGCGGTGTTCGAGCGCATGAAGGCGCAGCTCGCGGGCATTGCCTCGCAAAGCGGACTCGACGACGTGTTCGTGCTGCGCGGCGCCGACATCCACGAGGTGCTGGCCATCGAGCGCGTGCCGGTGGCGCCCCGACCCCCGGGGCTGCCGGCGCCGCAGGCCCGGCCCGCGGCCCTGCCGGTGCTGAGCCGCGCCAGCCAGCGGCTCGGGGCCGCGCGCACGCTCGACGCGCTGATCGAAGCGGCGCTCGACGTGCTGCAGCACGAGCTCGACATGCCGCAGGCCATGGTGCTGATCGCCGACAGCGCCGCGGGCCGGCTCTACACCGTGGCCAGCCGCGGCTACACGCCCTCGGGCGTGGGCTCCGAAATTCCGTTCGGGCAGGGCGTGATCGGCGTGGCCGCGCGCGCCGCCACGCCGCTGCGCATCAACCACATGACGAGCGCCGCGCTCTACAACCAGGCCGTTCTCGGCGGCTACGGCCGCGACACCCAGGCCGAGATCGCCTACCCCGGCCTGGCCCGCCCGGGCAGCCAGCTCGCGGTGCCCCTGGCGTCGGCGGGGCGCGTGGTGGGCGTGCTGTTCGTCGAGTGCGGGCAGGAAATGCGCTTCAACCACGAAGACGAGGACCTGCTGGTGGCGCTCGGTGGCCAACTGGCCGCGGGCATCGACCTCATGCACGAGAGCGAGGAACCCTGCGGCACCGAGTCCGACGCCGGCGCGCCACAGGCCGTGGCGCCCGCGGCCGCACCGCTGCGCGTGCGCCGCTACCGGCGCGACGACAGCGTGTTCGTCAACAACGCCTACCTCATCAAGGGCGTGGCGGGCGCGATCCTGTGGAAGCTGCTGACCCATCACCGCGAGGGCCGCCACGAGTTCACCAACCGCGAACTGCGGCTCGACGCCTCGCTGGGCCTGCCCGACGTGAGCGACAACCTCGAGGCGCGGCTGCTGCTGCTGCACCGCCGCCTGACCGAGCAGTGCCCGGCGCTGCGCCTGCAAAAGACCGGCCGCGGCTGCTTCCGCTTCGACGCGCTCGCGCCGGTCGAACTGGTCGAGAGCGACTGA